CATCAGTACCGCGCCGATCGGGAAACCGTTGGCGAGCGGCTTGGCCATCGTCACAATGTCGGGGTGCGCATCCAGCGGCATCTCGGAATGGCACCACATCTTGCCCGTCCTAAACAGACCACACTGGATTTCGTCATAGatcagcagcgcgccgacttggtcgcagcggcggcgcagcgcctggaggAAGGACAGGTCGGCGGGGAGTACGCCGCCCTCGCCTTGGATCGGCTCGACAATCACACCGGCCACCGACTCGTCGATCAGCGCATCAAGGTTCTCGGTCGCATTCAGCGTGCCGACACGCGTGTTGCCAACCAGCGGCTCAAACGGCGCTTGGTACTTGGGGTTCGGCGTGACAGACAGCGCGCCCATTGTGCGCCCGTGGAACGCGTGCTGGAAACACACAAGGCCCGTCTTTTGGTTCGCCGCACCGACCTTGTTCATcgcggccttgcgcgcAAACTTGAGCGCAGCCTCGTTCGCTTCCGTGCCGCTGTTGGAGATAAACGCTTTCAGGTCCTCGCCGTTGGGGGGGAGCGGCATGCCTTTGCGGACGCCCAGAccgccgtgctcgcgcgtcATCGCAACGAGGCGGCTCACCATCTCGCCGCTCCAGTTGTTGTAGTACAGGTTGCTCGAGTGCACGAGCAGACCAGCCTGCTCGCCCGCGATCTTGGCGATCTGCTCATCGCCGTGGCCTAGCGAGTTGACGGCGATGCCCGCAGAAAAGTCCAGGTAGGTGCGCGtggccgtcggcgcccCAGGCTCAGTCGGCACCTCGGCATAG
This region of Malassezia japonica chromosome 8, complete sequence genomic DNA includes:
- the ARG8_2 gene encoding acetylornithine transaminase (BUSCO:EOG09262OX9; EggNog:ENOG503NUU1; COG:E), which produces MWATWQGACRARARIPTQGLRVLRAYSTAQQEASPCTEYVTPTHPDLVHPPPDSNVAHQLQRFGQTTLGTYARPQVIFSSGKGLNLYAEVPTEPGAPTATRTYLDFSAGIAVNSLGHGDEQIAKIAGEQAGLLVHSSNLYYNNWSGEMVSRLVAMTREHGGLGVRKGMPLPPNGEDLKAFISNSGTEANEAALKFARKAAMNKVGAANQKTGLVCFQHAFHGRTMGALSVTPNPKYQAPFEPLVGNTRVGTLNATENLDALIDESVAGVIVEPIQGEGGVLPADLSFLQALRRRCDQVGALLIYDEIQCGLFRTGKMWCHSEMPLDAHPDIVTMAKPLANGFPIGAVLMRPEVARAITVGDHGTTFGGGPLACRIAHHVLGRLAEPTLIRNVEARSAQLISRLTRVRDLFDDLVQEGGPRGQGLLVGLPLKQAEHAGKVVALARERGVLILSAGSDTLRFVPSLTASAEEVDKAMDVLESSLYVLREQA